A genomic stretch from Aedes albopictus strain Foshan chromosome 2, AalbF5, whole genome shotgun sequence includes:
- the LOC115269866 gene encoding uncharacterized protein LOC115269866: MASLRELCKIERGYMDSMANVEAFVANFNAQRDTAKIASRLEHLETLFKEFRNNRAKIETRQEQDLKLSAGEGKEEELKKDVEADNKKTRLDFEDRYFDVKDFLTSHRGTPTAAASSAPPGHIPNSRVHLPVFKIPSFDGCVKDWLSFRDAFQSMIGKDASLSPVDKFHYLLSVLTKEARTLVESIEVTAANFDVAWQMLEQRFENKKIIARALMDSFLNAEPIKRESYDALVGLIDSYERNLLQLRKIGLKTDGWTHLLAHILYTRLDIDTQRHWERAHNSREAPKYEDLLQFLRDHLATLQPLASMKTRDSDSRQDHGKSTAKSKVGSTLTTTTTQKKVCPHCQKSSHSPFKCESFINMNPSQRLESVRKAGLCLNCLSSSHLVRACPSSACRACGQKHHTMLHLRPASNGQDHSQSQPTKPAIPQSQPAIAPLNNSSASQSQTVTTAPSAGPSTSRPVALPATTTADSSVILLSTAVVKIADYNGNVQFARALLDCCSERNLMSEHLAQKLDLRRRNDSLSLQGVGPSAAVSRQSIHILPEFKPILPSNRLSVASWKIPPSVQLADPRFFEPNRIDAIIGAEVYYRLLLEGFVDLGPELPQLKETVFGWIVSGKVNTVDSSLSATTLVCSNAELENQLARFWEVESCNTNETFSTEEWKCETHFAATTVRDFTGRFVVSLPKKPDVLDKLGDSRSIATRRFLSLERRLQANPSLLEAYTDFIREYVHLGHMAPIDASAEVPGQKSYYMPHHCIVRPESVTTKLRVVFDASCHTDTGVSLNDALMVGPVVQDDLYSIILRFRLPRFVIVADLQKMYRQVLVSPSDRPLQRILFRSSPSEPLQTFELLTVTYGTAAAPYLATRCLQQLAFDGESTHPKAAEVVSKDFYIDDLLTGVASEEEGVELCRELIDLLQSAGFKLHKWASNSSAILQHIPAEFREDRSLVELDSSSSPVKTLGLLWQPDEDVFRFKIPTWTQDAAITKRLVLSETARLFDPLGLLGPVVLRSKLFMQELWKAKVFWDNPLNDRQQQFWKSFRNDLEILDEFTVPRWAASCNDPVYVELHGFSDASERAYGACIYLRTVSSSGIVSVHLLTAKSKVAPTGTEKFGSTIRLPRLELCGALLLSHLFEKVETSLRIQARSFFWTDSTIVVHWLSASPSRWKTFVGNRVAEIQQITAAGSWRHVPGIDNPADVISRGMSASELVDNMLWWQGPQWLQQPYLFWPALVKTSDDHFSSEQLQDKPTVSLPTVVQSSIFALKSSLSSLVRLVAYIQRFCYNSKIRNVSSRRSGALTTAELDEALCSLAKLAQQESFPEDLHSIRTTGQVKSTSKLKTLSPVLVNGILRTRGRLNNAAVPYAQKQPIILDNKHPFTLLVVRHYHLRQLHAGPTLLIASVRAKFWPLRLRDIVRKVTHECVTCFRNRPSFAEQIMADLPPVRVSPALPFLNAGVDFCGPFYLRPPTRKAAPVKSFVAVFVCLSTKAVHLELVGNLSTDSFIASLKRFAARRGVPQTIYCDNATNFVGARRILNEFLNLFRTQQNRLDIERQCSAEGIQFSFIPPRSPHFGGIWEAAVKSLKTHLRRTLANAMVTPEQFHTVLTQTEALLNSRPLTQLSDSPEDLDVLTPGHFLVHRPLTAILEPSYEEVPCNRLSQWQMTQEFVRRLWKRWSTEYLSGLQQRTRWTHERNNIRVGTMVLVRDDNLPPQKWRFGRVIETFPGNDGLIRVVNIRIKDGIFKRAITRVCVLPIPDNLPEDQETA; the protein is encoded by the coding sequence ATGGCATCTTTGCGCGAATTGTGCAAGATCGAGCGGGGGTACATGGACTCCATGGCCAACGTGGAAGCTTTCGTTGCAAATTTCAATGCACAACGTGACACGGCCAAGATTGCTTCACGCTTGGAGCATTTGGAAACGCTTTTCAAGGAGTTTCGGAATAAtcgtgctaaaattgaaacgagacAGGAGCAAGATTTGAAATTGTCCGCTGGGGAAGGCAAGGAGGAGGAGCTTAAGAAGGACGTAGAAGCTGATAACAAGAAAACTCGTCTGGATTTTGAGGACAGGTACTTCGATGTGAAGGATTTTCTTACGTCGCACCGGGGCACTCCGACAGCTGCAGCTTCTTCCGCTCCGCCCGGCCACATTCCTAACTCCCGAGTCCATCTCCCTGTATTCAAAATCCCTTCGTTTGACGGCTGTGTGAAAGATTGGTTGAGTTTTCGTGATGCTTTCCAGAGCATGATCGGTAAAGATGCTTCGCTTTCGCCGGTCGATAAGTTCCATTATCTTCTCTCCGTGCTCACCAAAGAAGCCCGGACGTTGGTGGAATCCATTGAAGTAACGGCGGCCAACTTCGATGTCGCGTGGCAGATGCTCGAACAACGGTTCGAGAACAAAAAGATCATCGCTCGAGCACTGATGGACAGTTTCCTGAATGCCGAACCCATCAAGCGGGAATCGTACGACGCTCTAGTTGGTCTCATCGACTCGTACGAGCGGAATCTTCTACAGCTGCGTAAAATTGGACTGAAGACAGACGGGTGGACTCATTTGCTTGCGCATATTCTGTATACACGTCTCGATATTGACACACAACGGCATTGGGAGCGTGCTCACAACTCTCGTGAAGCACCAAAGTACGAGGACTTGTTACAGTTTCTTCGGGATCACCTCGCAACTCTACAACCCCTGGCATCCATGAAAACCCGGGATTCGGACTCTCGTCAAGATCATGGGAAATCGACGGCCAAATCCAAGGTCGGTTCGACTCTCACAACTACCACGACTCAGAAAAAAGTTTGTCCACACTGTCAGAAATCCTCTCACTCACCTTTCAAATGCGAATCCTTTATCAATATGAATCCTTCCCAACGGCTTGAATCAGTCAGGAAAGCTGGTTTGTGCCTAAATTGTCTTTCCTCTTCCCACTTGGTCAGGGCTTGTCCTAGCTCAGCTTGTCGTGCCTGCGGTCAAAAGCACCATACAATGCTGCATTTGCGCCCAGCAAGCAACGGACAAGATCACTCGCAATCGCAACCAACGAAACCCGCTATTCCACAAAGTCAGCCCGCAATCGCACCTTTGAACAATTCCTCCGCTTCGCAATCGCAAACAGTTACCACCGCACCCTCCGCTGGCCCATCCACCTCTCGTCCAGTCGCTCTTCCTGCCACTACTACTGCCGATAGTAGCGTGATTCTTCTCTCGACTGCTGTCGTCAAGATAGCTGACTACAACGGAAATGTCCAGTTCGCTCGCGCCCTCCTTGATTGCTGCTCCGAACGAAATCTGATGAGTGAACATTTGGCGCAGAAATTGGATCTACGTCGGCGGAACGACTCGTTGTCTCTCCAAGGTGTGGGTCCCAGTGCTGCTGTGTCGAGGCAATCGATCCACATTTTGCCGGAGTTTAAGCCGATTTTACCGTCAAACCGATTGTCGGTAGCCTCCTGGAAGATTCCTCCATCCGTACAACTTGCTGATCCTCGCTTCTTTGAGCCGAATCGCATCGATGCTATCATCGGAGCCGAAGTGTACTATCGTCTACTGCTAGAAGGTTTCGTCGACCTCGGACCGGAACTACCCCAGTTGAAGGAAACGGTTTTTGGGTGGATAGTATCCGGAAAGGTGAATACGGTGGACTCGAGCCTGTCTGCCACCACGCTAGTCTGCAGCAACGCTGAGTTGGAAAATCAGCTTGCTCGCTTCTGGGAAGTTGAGTCGTGCAATACCAACGAGACCTTCTCAACGGAAGAATGGAAATGCGAAACCCATTTTGCCGCCACCACGGTTCGAGACTTTACTGGAAGATTTGTGGtgtcattgccgaagaaaccagatGTTCTGGACAAGTTGGGAGATTCTCGTTCCATCGCAACTCGGCGCTTTTTGTCCCTGGAACGGCGGCTTCAGGCGAATCCTTCACTGTTGGAGGCGTACACCGATTTCATACGGGAGTACGTTCATCTAGGACACATGGCACCGATCGATGCTAGCGCAGAAGTTCCCGGGCAGAAGTCCTATTATATGCCTCACCATTGCATAGTTCGACCGGAGAGTGTCACGACGAAACTCCGCGTCGTCTTTGATGCGTCGTGCCACACTGATACTGGTGTGTCGTTGAACGACGCACTGATGGTGGGTCCAGTTGTCCAGGACGACCTGTACAGCATTATCCTACGATTCAGACTTCCTCGCTTCGTCATCGTCGCTGATTTGCAGAAAATGTACCGGCAAGTGTTGGTGTCTCCGTCTGATCGGCCCTTGCAACGTATTCTGTTTCGATCGTCACCATCGGAACCTCTTCAAACCTTCGAATTGCTGACGGTTACTTATGGCACGGCGGCAGCTCCGTACCTGGCGACACGTTGTCTCCAGCAACTCGCCTTTGACGGCGAATCGACTCACCCAAAGGCCGCAGAGGTGGTGTCAAAAGACTTCTACATTGACGATCTGCTTACGGGAGTAGCATCGGAAGAAGAAGGTGTTGAACTTTGCCGAGAGCTGATTGATCTCTTGCAGTCGGCTGGATTTAAGTTGCACAAATGGGCATCCAACAGTTCAGCAATTCTACAGCATATTCCAGCAGAGTTTCGAGAAGATCGAAGTCTGGTGGAGCTCGATTCGTCATCCTCGCCTGTGAAAACCTTGGGGCTGCTCTGGCAGCCAGACGAAGACGTCTTCCGCTTCAAAATACCCACTTGGACCCAGGACGCTGCTATAACCAAACGATTGGTGCTTTCTGAGACAGCACGCTTATTCGACCCTCTCGGCCTGTTGGGGCCAGTTGTACTACGCTCGAAACTTTTCATGCAGGAGTTATGGAAAGCGAAGGTTTTCTGGGACAATCCGCTCAACGATCGTCAACAGCAATTCTGGAAATCCTTCCGAAATGATCTCGAAATTCTCGACGAGTTTACCGTTCCACGGTGGGCGGCATCCTGTAACGATCCAGTCTACGTAGAGCTGCATGGGTTCAGTGACGCCTCCGAACGCGCATACGGCGCGTGCATCTACCTCCGCACAGTTTCGTCTAGCGGAATCGTCTCGGTTCATCTGCTTACAGCTAAGTCAAAAGTGGCTCCGACGGGAACCGAGAAATTTGGTTCAACTATTCGCTTACCGCGTTTAGAACTTTGTGGTGCTCTCCTACTCAGCCATTTGTTCGAAAAAGTGGAAACTAGTCTTCGTATCCAAGCCCGGTCTTTCTTCTGGACGGATTCAACTATTGTCGTCCACTGGTTGTCCGCTTCACCGTCTCGTTGGAAAACTTTTGTCGGCAACCGAgtggctgaaattcagcaaatcaCCGCTGCTGGAAGCTGGAGACACGTTCCAGGCATCGATAACCCAGCAGATGTCATATCCCGGGGAATGTCTGCATCGGAGCTTGTAGACAATATGCTGTGGTGGCAGGGACCACAGTGGTTGCAGCAACCCTACCTGTTCTGGCCCGCGTTAGTCAAAACCTCCGACGATCACTTCAGTTCAGAGCAACTCCAGGATAAACCCACGGTTTCGCTGCCTACAGTCGTCCAAAGTTCAATATTCGCCCTGAAATCTTCTCTATCCAGTCTAGTCAGATTGGTAGCCTACATACAGAGATTCTGCTACAATTCGAAGATACGTAATGTGTCTAGCCGCAGATCCGGAGCCTTAACCACAGCAGAGTTGGACGAAGCGTTGTGTAGTTTGGCCAAACTTGCTCAACAGGAATCGTTTCCGGAAGACCTGCACTCTATCCGCACCACTGGTCAAGTGAAGTCAACGTCGAAGCTGAAAACTTTGTCTCCAGTTCTCGTCAATGGTATTCTTCGCACTAGAGGACGTCTCAACAATGCAGCTGTCCCGTACGCTCAGAAGCAACCTATAATCTTGGACAACAAGCATCCGTTCACGCTGTTAGTCGTTCGTCACTACCACCTTCGTCAACTACATGCTGGACCGACTCTCCTGATAGCAAGCGTTCGTGCGAAGTTCTGGCCTCTCCGGTTACGTGATATCGTGAGAAAGGTTACGCACGAGTGCGTTACCTGTTTTCGAAATCGGCCAAGCTTCGCAGAACAAATAATGGCAGACTTGCCACCAGTTCGGGTATCGCCAGCGTTGCCGTTCCTGAACGCTGGGGTGGATTTCTGCGGACCTTTCTATCTCCGACCTCCGACAAGGAAAGCTGCGCCGGTGAAATCTTTTGTAGCTGTCTTCGTTTGTCTATCAACCAAGGCAGTACACCTAGAGTTGGTAGGCAATTTGTCAACCGACTCGTTTATCGCTTCCCTGAAGAGGTTTGCTGCTCGCCGAGGAGTTCCGCAGACCATTTACTGCGACAATGCGACAAACTTTGTCGGCGCTCGCCGAATACTGAACGAGTTCCTGAATCTGTTTCGGACCCAGCAGAATCGCCTGGATATAGAACGACAATGCTCCGCTGAGGGCATTCAGTTCTCGTTTATTCCTCCGAGATCGCCGCACTTCGGGGGAATCTGGGAAGCAGCGGTTAAATCCCTTAAGACCCATCTCCGCCGCACTCTTGCAAACGCAATGGTGACACCCGAGCAGTTTCACACAGTGCTTACGCAGACCGAGGCACTGCTCAACTCTCGACCGCTCACGCAGCTCAGCGATTCCCCAGAAGACTTGGACGTCCTCACGCCAGGTCACTTTCTGGTACACCGACCGCTGACTGCAATCCTGGAGCCCTCATACGAAGAAGTTCCTTGCAACCGGCTTTCTCAGTGGCAGATGACACAGGAGTTTGTCCGCCGCTTGTGGAAGCGATGGTCCACCGAATACCTATCGGGGCTGCAACAGCGAACCCGATGGACACACGAGCGAAACAACATTCGCGTAGGAACTATGGTTCTAGTTCGCGATGACAATCTGCCGCCGCAGAAGTGGCGTTTTGGCCGCGTAATTGAAACGTTCCCTGGAAACGACGGACTCATCCGGGTCGTCAACATCCGAATCAAGGACGGTATCTTCAAGAGAGCCATCACACGCGTGTGCGTTCTACCGATTCCCGACAACTTACCCGAGGACCAGGAAACAGCGTAG